One Mycolicibacterium goodii genomic region harbors:
- a CDS encoding DUF5336 domain-containing protein, with product MTYPPSSPGYPPAPQSGSQYGATQPQFSKPADSTPAESTLPQILLGVAAVTGLIAYFVSYGIEDAQFAVGAPIVQVIVVAALAGGLLAGVSLLPKQKNHAGVASVLALVAFLQSVYLVILAGSDSGWAFITILVLTLIEAGAAITVLLFESGIVTPPPPKPTYEQQPQYGQYGGPSQYYGQQPGQQPGQQPGQQGGQPSYQQRPGYPSQYGGYSAGPTTGGFPTQGLQQGGQQHGQQSGPPTPPTGFPTYGQPQQSSGPSSAPTSQVPAQPQPQQPGQQGQSSPQSGSSSS from the coding sequence ATGACCTACCCGCCAAGTAGCCCCGGATATCCGCCCGCGCCGCAATCGGGGTCCCAGTACGGCGCTACCCAGCCGCAGTTCAGCAAGCCGGCCGACAGCACGCCCGCGGAGAGCACCCTGCCGCAGATCCTGCTCGGCGTGGCGGCGGTCACCGGCTTGATCGCCTACTTCGTCAGCTACGGCATCGAAGATGCCCAGTTCGCCGTCGGCGCACCCATCGTCCAGGTCATCGTGGTGGCCGCACTGGCCGGCGGTCTGCTGGCGGGCGTGAGCCTGCTGCCGAAGCAGAAGAACCACGCCGGCGTGGCCTCGGTGCTCGCGCTGGTGGCGTTCCTGCAGTCGGTGTACCTGGTGATCCTCGCCGGCAGCGATTCCGGCTGGGCGTTCATCACGATCCTGGTGCTCACGCTGATCGAGGCCGGCGCGGCCATCACGGTGCTGTTGTTCGAGTCGGGCATCGTCACCCCTCCGCCGCCGAAACCCACCTACGAGCAGCAGCCGCAGTACGGCCAGTACGGCGGCCCGTCGCAGTACTACGGTCAGCAGCCCGGTCAACAGCCCGGCCAGCAGCCCGGCCAGCAGGGTGGTCAGCCCTCCTACCAGCAGCGCCCCGGTTACCCGTCGCAGTACGGCGGTTACTCGGCGGGCCCCACCACGGGTGGTTTCCCGACGCAGGGTTTGCAGCAGGGCGGACAGCAGCACGGTCAGCAGAGCGGCCCGCCGACGCCTCCCACCGGCTTCCCGACATATGGTCAGCCGCAACAGTCGTCCGGCCCGTCGTCGGCTCCGACCTCCCAGGTTCCGGCTCAGCCGCAGCCGCAACAACCGGGACAACAGGGCCAGTCCTCACCGCAATCCGGCTCGTCGTCGTCGTAA
- a CDS encoding cell division protein PerM: MIVAAVVLLQLVIANSDMTGAFGAIASMWLGVHQVPVSIGGRELGVMPLLPVLAMVWGTARTTAAATAPNSSWFVTRWVVASALGGPLLIAALLLAVIHDAASVITELQTPSALRAFGGVLAVHAIGALIGVSSKIGRRTLDSSPLPRWLPDAIRAASAGVLALFALSGVVTAGSLVVHWGTMHDLFAITDTVFGQFSLTALSVLYIPNVIVGTSAIAVGSSAHIGFATFSSFTVFGGDIPAVPVLAAAPTPPLGPVWVALLIVGAASAVALGQQCAARPLPPFAALAKLVTAAFIAAVTMALLGYAGSGRLGNFGHVGVDQSTFGPAVFLWFVGIGGLTVVMTGGIVRRVRVRAAPAAPTPEPEPEPETVVLGEPAEPDVPQESYEEQTYEDTPEEPLVSWRADDAPEPDQGNDEVNTVPPRDFHAEDPEDHFFVDEIGHDDVSGDKPRNAED, translated from the coding sequence GTGATCGTCGCCGCCGTGGTGCTGTTGCAGCTGGTCATCGCCAACAGCGACATGACGGGCGCATTCGGTGCGATCGCCAGTATGTGGCTGGGTGTGCACCAGGTCCCGGTGTCCATCGGCGGCCGCGAACTCGGTGTCATGCCGTTGCTGCCGGTGCTGGCCATGGTGTGGGGGACCGCCAGGACCACCGCCGCCGCGACCGCCCCGAACTCGTCGTGGTTCGTCACGCGCTGGGTCGTCGCGTCGGCGCTGGGTGGTCCACTGCTGATCGCGGCGCTGCTGCTGGCCGTGATCCACGACGCGGCCTCGGTGATCACCGAGTTGCAGACGCCCAGCGCACTGCGAGCGTTCGGCGGCGTGCTCGCGGTGCACGCGATCGGCGCGCTCATCGGCGTCAGCTCGAAGATCGGTCGGCGCACGCTGGATTCGTCGCCGCTACCGCGATGGCTGCCCGACGCGATCCGCGCCGCGTCCGCCGGTGTGCTGGCCCTGTTCGCGTTGTCCGGAGTCGTGACGGCCGGTTCGCTCGTCGTGCACTGGGGCACGATGCACGATCTGTTCGCGATCACCGACACGGTGTTCGGGCAGTTCAGCCTCACCGCGCTGTCGGTGCTGTACATCCCCAACGTGATCGTGGGCACCTCGGCGATCGCCGTGGGCTCCAGCGCCCACATCGGTTTCGCCACGTTCAGCTCGTTCACGGTGTTCGGCGGTGACATCCCGGCCGTGCCCGTGCTGGCCGCGGCGCCGACGCCACCGCTGGGCCCGGTGTGGGTGGCGTTGCTGATCGTGGGCGCGGCGTCGGCCGTCGCCCTCGGCCAACAATGCGCGGCCCGGCCGCTGCCACCGTTCGCGGCGCTGGCCAAGCTGGTCACCGCGGCGTTCATCGCCGCGGTGACGATGGCCTTACTGGGCTATGCCGGCAGCGGCAGGCTCGGCAACTTCGGCCACGTCGGTGTCGACCAGTCGACGTTCGGGCCCGCGGTGTTCCTGTGGTTCGTCGGCATCGGCGGGCTCACCGTCGTGATGACCGGCGGCATCGTCCGCCGCGTCCGGGTGAGGGCCGCGCCGGCGGCGCCGACGCCGGAGCCCGAACCCGAGCCGGAGACCGTCGTGCTGGGCGAACCGGCCGAGCCCGACGTGCCGCAGGAGTCGTACGAGGAGCAGACGTACGAGGACACCCCGGAAGAGCCGCTGGTCTCGTGGCGCGCCGACGACGCACCCGAGCCCGACCAGGGGAACGACGAGGTGAACACCGTGCCACCGCGCGATTTCCACGCCGAGGACCCCGAAGACCACTTCTTCGTCGACGAGATCGGGCATGACGACGTGTCCGGCGATAAACCGCGCAATGCAGAGGACTAG
- the purN gene encoding phosphoribosylglycinamide formyltransferase — protein MQQPLRVPPSAPARLVVLASGTGSLLASLLAAAKDDYPARVVAVGTDRSCGALDIAAASDVPTYTVRLGDHPDRAAWDAALTAATAAHEPDLVVSAGFMKILGPGFLSRFPGRVVNTHPALLPAFPGAHAVREALNHGVRVTGCTVHLVDSGVDTGPILAQQAVVINDDDTEETLHERIKVVERRLLVDVLATLATRGVIWTGRKATFG, from the coding sequence GTGCAGCAACCACTACGAGTGCCACCGAGTGCACCGGCGCGCCTGGTAGTGCTTGCTTCGGGCACTGGATCGTTGCTCGCGTCGCTACTGGCTGCCGCCAAGGACGATTACCCCGCACGGGTGGTTGCCGTCGGCACCGACCGCAGTTGCGGGGCCCTCGACATCGCCGCCGCCTCCGACGTGCCGACGTACACGGTGCGGCTGGGGGATCATCCCGATCGCGCGGCCTGGGACGCCGCGCTGACCGCCGCCACCGCCGCGCACGAACCGGATCTGGTGGTCTCGGCCGGGTTCATGAAGATCCTCGGCCCCGGATTCCTCTCCCGGTTCCCGGGCCGGGTGGTCAACACGCATCCGGCCCTGTTGCCCGCGTTCCCGGGCGCCCACGCGGTGCGGGAGGCGCTCAACCACGGCGTGCGGGTCACCGGGTGCACGGTGCACCTGGTGGACTCGGGCGTCGACACGGGGCCGATACTGGCCCAGCAGGCCGTCGTGATCAACGACGATGACACCGAAGAAACTCTGCACGAACGCATCAAGGTCGTCGAACGGCGGCTTCTCGTGGACGTGCTGGCAACGCTGGCGACCCGCGGCGTGATCTGGACCGGACGAAAGGCGACCTTCGGATGA
- the purH gene encoding bifunctional phosphoribosylaminoimidazolecarboxamide formyltransferase/IMP cyclohydrolase — MSDKKPIRRALISVYDKTGLADLARGLHQAGVAIVSTGSTAKTIAAAGVPVTPVEEVTGFPEVLDGRVKTLHPRVHAGLLADTRKPEHLSALKELDVEAFELVVVNLYPFSETVASGASVDECVEQIDIGGPSMVRAAAKNHPSVAVVVDPLGYDGVLAAVRAGGFSLDERKRLASLAFRHTAEYDVAVASWMGSTLAPEEGSEESAEASLPQWFAGTWHRAAVLRYGENPHQKAAVYRDDSAWPGLAQAEQLHGKEMSYNNYTDADAAWRAAFDHEQTCVAIIKHANPCGIAISSTSVADAHRKAHECDPLSAFGGVIAANTEVSVEMAETISDIFTEVIIAPAYEPGAVEVLARKKNIRILVASQPSIGGTEVRQISGGVLVQQRDALDADGDDPNNWTLATGEPADPKTLEDLVFAWRACRAVKSNAIVVARDGATVGVGMGQVNRVDAAKLAVQRGGDRVAGAVAASDAFFPFPDGLQVLTEAGVKAIVHPGGSVRDAEVTAAAEAAGVTLYLTGARHFAH; from the coding sequence ATGAGCGACAAGAAACCGATCCGGCGGGCCCTGATCAGTGTCTATGACAAGACCGGTCTTGCCGATCTGGCGCGCGGCCTGCACCAGGCCGGCGTCGCGATCGTCTCCACCGGGTCCACCGCGAAAACCATTGCCGCTGCCGGGGTTCCGGTAACTCCGGTGGAAGAGGTGACCGGCTTCCCCGAGGTGCTGGACGGCCGCGTCAAGACCCTGCACCCGCGCGTGCACGCCGGGTTGCTCGCCGACACCCGCAAGCCGGAACATCTTTCGGCGCTCAAGGAACTCGACGTCGAGGCATTCGAACTCGTCGTCGTGAACCTCTACCCGTTCAGCGAGACCGTCGCCTCCGGCGCGTCGGTCGACGAATGCGTCGAGCAGATCGACATCGGCGGCCCGTCGATGGTGCGCGCCGCCGCCAAGAACCATCCCAGCGTCGCGGTGGTCGTCGACCCGCTGGGCTACGACGGTGTGCTGGCCGCGGTGCGGGCCGGTGGCTTCTCGCTTGACGAGCGCAAGAGGTTGGCATCACTGGCATTCCGTCACACCGCCGAGTACGACGTGGCCGTCGCGAGCTGGATGGGTTCCACGCTGGCGCCCGAGGAAGGCTCCGAGGAATCTGCCGAGGCGTCGCTGCCGCAGTGGTTCGCCGGCACGTGGCACCGCGCCGCGGTGCTGCGCTACGGCGAGAACCCGCACCAGAAGGCCGCCGTGTACCGCGATGACTCGGCCTGGCCGGGCCTGGCGCAGGCCGAGCAGCTGCACGGCAAGGAGATGTCCTACAACAACTACACGGATGCCGATGCGGCGTGGCGTGCCGCGTTCGACCACGAGCAGACCTGTGTGGCGATCATCAAGCACGCCAACCCGTGTGGCATCGCGATCTCGTCGACGTCGGTGGCCGATGCGCACCGCAAGGCCCACGAGTGCGATCCGCTGAGCGCGTTCGGTGGCGTCATCGCCGCCAACACCGAGGTGAGTGTCGAGATGGCCGAGACCATTTCGGACATCTTCACCGAGGTGATCATCGCGCCGGCCTACGAACCCGGCGCGGTCGAGGTGCTCGCGCGCAAGAAGAACATCCGCATCCTGGTGGCGTCACAGCCATCGATCGGCGGCACCGAGGTCCGGCAGATCAGCGGCGGTGTGCTGGTACAGCAGCGTGACGCGCTCGACGCCGACGGCGACGATCCCAACAACTGGACGCTGGCCACCGGTGAACCGGCCGATCCGAAGACGTTGGAGGACCTGGTGTTCGCGTGGCGCGCCTGCCGCGCGGTCAAGTCCAACGCGATCGTCGTCGCTCGCGACGGCGCCACCGTGGGGGTGGGCATGGGCCAGGTGAACCGCGTCGACGCCGCGAAGCTCGCGGTGCAGCGCGGCGGGGACCGGGTCGCCGGTGCGGTCGCCGCGTCCGACGCGTTCTTTCCGTTCCCCGACGGGTTGCAGGTGCTCACCGAAGCCGGTGTCAAGGCCATCGTGCATCCGGGTGGATCGGTGCGCGACGCCGAGGTGACGGCCGCCGCCGAGGCTGCGGGTGTCACGCTCTACCTCACCGGTGCAAGGCATTTCGCGCACTGA
- a CDS encoding LpqN/LpqT family lipoprotein — MTTATKTAAVLFALTLLTASCTRVIDAQPVAGPDLAGGAAGGAAAQCEEVDAPLTDIETQVAGEPILRIPQPQGWTRNTMLDSELIRFAMSNPALGTDEFAPTAVVTLETAEGHQDPEQVFENQREALATGLGATGIASESHTLCGLPAETIRYQMPQMGGLEPHPAMVVGAVLHTESKTFVAAVTVQTTDPDNPDYQRDAETILTGFQILPPAKG, encoded by the coding sequence GTGACGACCGCTACGAAGACAGCAGCCGTTCTGTTCGCACTGACGTTGCTCACCGCGTCGTGCACGCGGGTGATCGACGCCCAACCGGTGGCCGGGCCGGATCTGGCGGGCGGCGCTGCCGGCGGGGCCGCCGCGCAATGCGAAGAGGTCGACGCACCGCTCACCGACATCGAGACCCAGGTGGCCGGGGAACCGATTCTTCGGATTCCCCAGCCGCAGGGCTGGACCCGCAACACGATGCTCGACTCCGAGTTGATCCGGTTCGCGATGAGCAATCCCGCCCTGGGCACCGACGAGTTCGCGCCGACCGCCGTGGTGACGTTGGAAACCGCTGAGGGTCACCAGGATCCGGAGCAGGTGTTCGAGAACCAGCGCGAGGCGCTCGCCACGGGCCTCGGCGCGACGGGAATCGCGTCAGAGAGCCACACCCTGTGTGGGTTGCCCGCCGAGACGATCCGCTACCAGATGCCGCAGATGGGCGGTCTGGAACCGCATCCGGCGATGGTGGTGGGCGCGGTGCTGCACACCGAGTCCAAGACGTTCGTCGCCGCGGTCACGGTGCAGACCACCGATCCGGACAATCCGGACTACCAGCGCGACGCCGAGACGATCCTCACCGGATTCCAGATCCTGCCGCCGGCCAAGGGCTGA
- a CDS encoding LpqN/LpqT family lipoprotein, with protein sequence MPLASGQVFAGFTIVRLVGTGGMGEVYLAKHPRLPREDALKVLPTSVSADDEFRQRFIREADMAATLWHPHIVGVHDRGEFEGRLWISMDYVDGHDAARLLHDKYPKGMPADDVVEIVTAVGDALDYAHQRQLLHRDVKPANILVTDKQGTKRRIMLTDFGIARRTDDVNGLTSTNITVGSMSYTSPEQLMGQPLDGRADQYSLAATAYRLLTGAPPFSHSNPAVVISHHLNSPPPKLGDTKPELAKLDSVMARALAKDAKDRFDSCHDFAMALAEANKDGQAAASAPVITPPVQTAPPTTPLKAQSLPTPPITPTPLSPSNPQAPTASQPPVFTSSWAGNDDPSGRQPVAVPAPAPPPPPPPSNFGPPPLSYSPPPRKSGGDRRKLIIAAAAVGAVVLLVGGITLAVSSGGDDDSAGAATTTQTSESASETPVTTTPKKPGEHAYTIADYIRDNKITETPVHRGDPNTPELTMPTPPGWADAGARTPAWAYSAIVNDPASPTDPPSVISLISKLDGNVDPDKLLEFAPNELQNLTEWEPIGGVTRSNLSGFPSVQLGGSYLKDGKRRAITQKTVVIEAPSGIYVLQINADSLYRDFGALVDVNKVIDREATIKP encoded by the coding sequence ATGCCGTTGGCTAGCGGTCAGGTCTTTGCGGGGTTCACCATCGTTCGGTTGGTGGGCACCGGTGGCATGGGCGAAGTGTATTTGGCAAAGCATCCGCGGTTGCCTCGTGAAGACGCCCTCAAGGTGCTCCCGACGAGTGTCAGCGCGGACGACGAGTTCCGGCAGCGGTTCATCCGCGAGGCCGACATGGCGGCCACGCTGTGGCACCCGCACATCGTCGGCGTGCACGACCGCGGAGAGTTCGAAGGCCGCCTGTGGATCTCGATGGACTACGTCGACGGCCACGACGCGGCTCGTCTGCTGCACGACAAGTACCCCAAGGGGATGCCCGCCGACGACGTCGTCGAGATCGTCACGGCCGTCGGCGACGCCCTCGATTACGCGCATCAGCGTCAACTGCTGCATCGCGACGTCAAACCCGCGAACATCCTGGTGACCGACAAGCAGGGCACCAAGCGCCGGATCATGCTGACCGACTTCGGCATCGCGCGTCGCACCGACGACGTCAACGGGCTCACGTCCACCAACATCACGGTGGGCTCGATGTCGTACACGTCTCCCGAGCAGCTGATGGGGCAGCCGCTCGACGGCCGGGCCGACCAGTATTCGTTGGCGGCCACCGCCTACCGGCTGTTGACCGGGGCGCCGCCGTTCTCGCACAGCAACCCGGCGGTGGTCATCAGCCACCACCTGAATTCGCCGCCGCCGAAGCTGGGCGACACCAAACCCGAGCTGGCCAAGCTCGATTCGGTGATGGCCAGGGCGCTGGCCAAGGACGCCAAGGACCGGTTCGATTCGTGCCACGACTTCGCGATGGCGCTCGCCGAGGCCAACAAGGACGGCCAGGCGGCCGCATCGGCGCCGGTGATCACGCCGCCGGTGCAGACCGCGCCGCCGACGACGCCGCTGAAGGCGCAGAGCCTGCCGACGCCCCCGATCACACCGACGCCGTTGTCGCCGTCGAACCCGCAGGCGCCCACGGCCTCACAGCCGCCGGTGTTCACGTCTTCCTGGGCAGGCAATGACGATCCGTCCGGCAGGCAGCCTGTCGCGGTCCCCGCGCCGGCCCCGCCGCCACCGCCTCCCCCGTCGAACTTCGGCCCGCCGCCGTTGTCCTACAGCCCGCCACCGCGCAAGTCCGGGGGTGACCGCCGCAAGCTGATCATCGCCGCGGCGGCGGTCGGCGCCGTGGTGCTGCTGGTCGGCGGTATCACGCTCGCGGTGAGCTCCGGCGGTGACGACGACTCCGCGGGCGCGGCCACCACGACACAGACGTCCGAAAGCGCGTCGGAGACGCCGGTGACGACGACGCCCAAGAAGCCCGGCGAGCACGCGTACACGATCGCCGACTACATCCGCGACAACAAGATCACCGAAACCCCGGTGCATCGTGGCGATCCCAATACGCCCGAGCTGACCATGCCCACCCCGCCCGGGTGGGCCGACGCCGGGGCGCGGACCCCGGCGTGGGCGTACTCGGCGATCGTCAACGATCCGGCGTCACCGACCGATCCGCCTTCGGTGATCTCGCTGATCTCCAAGCTCGACGGCAACGTCGACCCCGACAAACTGCTGGAGTTCGCGCCCAACGAACTGCAGAACCTCACCGAATGGGAACCGATCGGCGGGGTGACACGCAGCAATCTGAGCGGGTTCCCGTCGGTGCAACTCGGCGGCAGCTACCTCAAGGACGGCAAGCGCCGGGCCATCACGCAGAAAACCGTCGTGATCGAAGCCCCCTCGGGCATCTACGTATTGCAGATCAACGCCGATTCGCTCTACCGCGACTTCGGGGCCCTCGTCGACGTCAACAAGGTCATCGACCGCGAGGCAACGATCAAGCCGTGA
- a CDS encoding sigma 54-interacting transcriptional regulator yields MSQPKDLPRTVGELRASGHRERGVKAEIRENLLAALAERREIWPGILGFEDTVIPQLERALIAGHDVVLLGERGQGKTRLLRALTGLLDEWTPVIAGAELGEHPYSPITPESIRRAADSGDDLPIEWRHRSERYTEKLATPDTSVADLVGDIDPIKVAEGRSLGDPETIAYGLIPRAHRGIVAVNELPDLAERIQVAMLNVMEERDIQVRGYTLRLPLDVLVVASANPEDYTNRGRIITPLKDRFGAEIRTHYPLELDAEVGVIRQEAELAAEVPEYLLAVLARFARNLRESNSIDQRSGVSARFAIAAAETVAASARHRAAILAEDDPVARVVDLGTVIDVLRGKLEFETGEEGREQAVLEHLLRRATADTAQRLLGGIDVGPLVAAIEEGSPVTTGERVSAKDVVAALPDLPAIDAIAGRLNAVTVGQRAAAIELALEALYLAKRIDKVSGEGETVYG; encoded by the coding sequence GTGAGTCAACCGAAGGATCTGCCCCGTACGGTCGGTGAGCTGCGCGCTTCCGGACACCGCGAACGAGGCGTGAAAGCCGAAATCCGGGAGAACCTGCTCGCGGCGCTGGCCGAGCGTCGCGAGATCTGGCCTGGGATTCTCGGTTTTGAGGACACCGTGATCCCGCAGCTCGAACGGGCCCTGATCGCCGGGCACGACGTGGTGCTGCTGGGTGAACGCGGTCAGGGCAAGACCAGGCTGCTGCGGGCGTTGACCGGGCTGCTCGACGAGTGGACACCCGTGATCGCGGGCGCCGAGCTGGGCGAGCATCCCTACAGCCCCATCACGCCCGAGTCGATCCGTCGCGCGGCCGACTCCGGTGACGACCTGCCGATCGAGTGGCGTCACCGCAGCGAGCGCTACACCGAGAAGCTCGCGACGCCCGACACCAGTGTCGCCGACCTGGTGGGCGACATCGACCCGATCAAGGTCGCCGAGGGGCGCAGCCTGGGTGACCCCGAGACGATCGCCTACGGACTCATCCCGCGGGCACACCGGGGCATCGTCGCCGTCAACGAGCTGCCCGACCTGGCCGAACGGATTCAGGTGGCGATGCTCAACGTGATGGAGGAGCGCGACATCCAGGTGCGCGGCTACACGCTGCGTCTGCCGCTCGACGTGCTGGTGGTCGCGAGCGCCAACCCCGAGGACTACACCAACCGCGGGCGCATCATCACCCCGCTCAAGGACCGGTTCGGCGCCGAGATCCGCACGCACTACCCGCTGGAACTCGACGCCGAGGTGGGTGTCATCCGGCAAGAGGCCGAACTGGCGGCCGAGGTGCCCGAGTATCTGCTCGCGGTGCTCGCCCGGTTCGCGCGGAATCTGCGCGAATCGAATTCGATCGACCAGCGTTCCGGCGTGTCGGCGCGGTTCGCGATCGCCGCGGCCGAGACCGTGGCCGCCTCGGCGCGGCACCGCGCGGCCATCCTCGCCGAGGACGATCCGGTGGCCCGCGTGGTCGACCTCGGCACCGTGATCGACGTGTTGCGCGGCAAACTCGAATTCGAGACCGGCGAAGAGGGCCGCGAACAGGCGGTGCTGGAGCACCTGCTGCGCCGCGCGACCGCCGACACCGCGCAACGGCTCCTGGGCGGCATCGACGTCGGGCCGCTCGTGGCCGCGATCGAGGAAGGTTCCCCGGTGACCACCGGTGAGCGGGTCTCGGCCAAGGATGTGGTGGCGGCGCTTCCGGACCTGCCCGCCATCGACGCGATCGCGGGCCGGCTGAACGCGGTCACGGTCGGGCAGCGCGCCGCGGCGATCGAGTTGGCGCTCGAGGCGTTGTATCTGGCGAAGCGGATCGACAAGGTGTCCGGGGAGGGCGAGACCGTCTATGGCTGA
- a CDS encoding VWA domain-containing protein — protein MPDQAAGGGRHGHGHTSRYSRYTGGPDPLAPPIDLRDALEQIGQNVMEGSSPRRALSELMRRGTQNMRGADRLAAEANKRRRELLQRNNLDGTLQEIKKLLDEAVLAERKELARALDDDARFGELQLDALSPSPAKAVQELSEYDWRSQEARGKYEQIKDLLGREMLDQRFAGMKQALENATDEDRQRVNDMLDDLNELLDKHAAGQDSQQDFQDFMDKHGEFFPENPQNIDELLDSLARRAAAAQRFRNSLSEQQRAELDALAQQAFGSPSLMNALNRLDAHLQAARPGEDWTGSQRFSGDDPLGMGEGAQALADIAELEQLADALSQSYAGATMDDVDLEALARQLGDEAAVDARTLAELERALVNQGFLDRGSDGQWRLSPKAMRQLGQTALRDVAQQLSGRHGERDTRRAGAAGELTGATRPWQFGDTEPWNVTRTVTNAVLRQAGTGLVERPIRFAVEDVEISETETRTQACVALLVDTSFSMVMENRWLPMKRTALALNHLVSTRFRSDALQIIAFGRYARTVSAAELTALEGVYEQGTNLHHALALASRHLRRHPNAQPVVLVVTDGEPTAHLENFRISEDQGAQVFFDYPPHPRTIAHTVRGFDEVARLGAQVTIFRLGSDPGLARFIDQVARRVQGRVVVPDLDGLGAAVVGDYLRSRRR, from the coding sequence ATGCCTGATCAGGCCGCCGGAGGCGGCCGGCACGGACACGGGCACACGTCGCGGTATTCGCGATACACCGGTGGCCCTGATCCGCTGGCACCGCCGATCGATCTGCGCGACGCGCTCGAGCAGATCGGGCAGAACGTGATGGAGGGCAGTTCGCCGCGGCGGGCGCTCTCGGAGTTGATGCGGCGCGGCACGCAGAACATGCGCGGTGCGGACCGGCTTGCCGCCGAGGCCAACAAGCGCCGCCGGGAGCTGTTGCAACGCAACAACCTCGACGGCACGCTGCAGGAGATCAAGAAGCTGCTCGACGAGGCGGTGCTGGCCGAGCGCAAGGAACTCGCCCGCGCGCTCGACGACGACGCGCGCTTCGGCGAGCTGCAACTCGACGCGTTGTCGCCGTCACCGGCCAAGGCCGTGCAGGAGCTCTCGGAGTACGACTGGCGTTCGCAGGAGGCGCGCGGAAAGTACGAGCAGATCAAGGATCTGCTGGGCCGCGAGATGCTCGACCAACGGTTCGCCGGGATGAAGCAGGCGCTGGAGAACGCCACCGACGAGGATCGTCAGCGCGTCAACGACATGCTCGACGATTTGAACGAGTTGCTGGACAAGCATGCCGCCGGGCAGGATTCGCAGCAGGATTTCCAGGACTTCATGGACAAGCACGGCGAGTTCTTCCCGGAGAACCCGCAGAACATCGATGAGCTGCTCGATTCCTTGGCGAGGCGCGCCGCCGCGGCCCAGCGGTTCCGCAACAGCCTGTCCGAGCAGCAGCGCGCCGAGCTGGATGCGCTGGCGCAGCAGGCTTTCGGCTCACCGTCGCTGATGAACGCGCTGAACCGGCTCGACGCGCACCTGCAGGCCGCGCGGCCGGGTGAGGACTGGACCGGCTCGCAACGGTTCTCCGGTGACGATCCGCTGGGCATGGGGGAGGGCGCGCAGGCGCTCGCCGACATCGCCGAACTGGAGCAGTTGGCCGACGCGTTGTCGCAGAGCTACGCCGGCGCGACGATGGACGACGTCGACCTCGAAGCGCTGGCCCGCCAACTCGGCGACGAGGCCGCCGTCGATGCCCGTACCCTGGCCGAACTCGAGCGTGCGCTGGTGAACCAGGGTTTCCTGGACCGTGGTTCCGACGGGCAGTGGCGGCTGTCGCCCAAGGCGATGCGTCAGCTGGGGCAGACCGCGTTGCGGGATGTGGCACAACAGCTTTCCGGCCGCCACGGCGAGCGGGACACCCGGCGAGCCGGTGCGGCCGGTGAGTTGACCGGGGCGACGCGGCCGTGGCAGTTCGGTGACACCGAACCGTGGAATGTCACCCGTACCGTGACCAACGCCGTTCTGCGGCAGGCGGGTACCGGTCTGGTGGAGCGGCCCATCCGGTTCGCCGTCGAGGACGTCGAGATCTCCGAGACCGAGACCCGCACGCAGGCATGTGTGGCGCTGCTGGTGGACACGTCGTTCTCGATGGTGATGGAGAACCGCTGGCTGCCGATGAAGCGCACCGCGTTGGCGCTCAACCATCTGGTCAGCACCCGGTTCCGTTCGGATGCGTTGCAGATCATCGCCTTCGGCCGCTACGCGCGCACCGTGAGCGCCGCTGAGCTCACGGCGCTGGAAGGCGTGTACGAGCAGGGCACCAACCTGCACCACGCGCTGGCGCTGGCGTCACGGCATCTGCGCCGTCACCCGAACGCGCAGCCCGTCGTGCTCGTCGTCACCGACGGTGAACCCACTGCGCACCTGGAGAACTTCCGCATTTCCGAAGACCAAGGCGCACAGGTGTTCTTCGACTATCCGCCACACCCGCGCACCATCGCCCACACCGTGCGAGGGTTCGATGAGGTCGCACGCCTCGGCGCGCAGGTGACGATCTTCCGGCTCGGCAGTGATCCGGGCCTGGCACGGTTCATCGATCAGGTGGCCCGTCGCGTGCAGGGCCGTGTGGTGGTCCCTGACCTCGATGGCCTGGGCGCCGCCGTGGTCGGTGACTATCTGCGGTCGCGCCGGCGCTGA